Proteins encoded in a region of the Fundulus heteroclitus isolate FHET01 chromosome 2, MU-UCD_Fhet_4.1, whole genome shotgun sequence genome:
- the rassf9 gene encoding ras association domain-containing protein 9: MAPFGKNFLKARLKNRTKQADPVVGKEIQVTVCNEEKVVCGVTKHTTCTDMIQALLEDHKSLPESKRLLDGEPKDFCLVERWRGFERALPPLTRILRLWYAWGDERPFIQFLLVKTSDFVPQTAKNSGKSKGARPKRWELGHAQCGQPLPVDKQKRRVRKAFRKLEQLHKENRSSPGADEVERMVQLILNQDHMIREQIQRMRELDSEIERFQDPAQREEDSESSADQACGLSLAANSEEQLEKYLYTCDGIEQLETQVQRHEDFILQLSQEIDAELRKLCLPPVPEEDSEEEGAAAAAQSPSDADESFYRAELERLQDELKHSLFSGVALQNQVAEMDKQLVYMDSSLMAKDQECWQVAAQLNSLQIMDSAEEKTASLVHVSEAQNSLARTVKAKASLSPADVTDTDSDTGISSTHSQDSLSPCLDFPPPLDTDV; this comes from the coding sequence GACAAAACAAGCTGATCCTGTGGTCGGGAAGGAGATTCAAGTTACCGTCTGCAACGAAGAGAAGGTCGTATGCGGAGTAACAAAGCACACCACATGCACAGATATGATTCAGGCATTGCTGGAGGACCACAAGTCTCTTCCAGAGAGCAAACGGCTCCTGGATGGGGAACCCAAAGACTTCTGTCTCGTGGAGCGCTGGAGAGGCTTTGAACGGGCCTTGCCGCCTCTTACCAGAATCCTGAGGCTTTGGTATGCCTGGGGTGATGAAAGACCCTTCATCCAGTTCCTTCTGGTAAAAACTAGTGATTTTGTGCCGCAGACGGCTAAGAACAGTGGAAAGTCCAAGGGAGCCAGGCCGAAGCGATGGGAGCTAGGTCACGCTCAGTGTGGCCAGCCTCTTCCTGTGGACAAGCAAAAGCGCAGGGTCAGAAAGGCCTTCCGGAAGCTGGAGCAGCTTCACAAGGAAAACAGGAGTTCCCCTGGCGCCGACGAGGTCGAACGGATGGTGCAGCTCATTCTAAACCAGGACCACATGATCAGGGAGCAGATCCAGCGCATGAGGGAGCTAGATTCGGAGATCGAGCGGTTTCAGGACCCAGCGCAGCGGGAGGAGGATTCTGAGAGTTCTGCGGATCAGGCTTGTGGCTTGAGTTTGGCAGCAAACAGtgaggagcagctggagaagTACTTATACACCTGTGATGGCATCGAGCAGCTGGAAACGCAGGTCCAGCGGCATGAGGATTTCATcctccagctgtcccaggagaTCGACGCCGAGCTGAGGAAGTTATGTCTCCCTCCGGTTCCAGAAGAGGACAGCGAGGAGGAAGGAGCTGCCGCCGCTGCTCAGTCCCCCTCTGACGCTGACGAATCCTTCTACAGAGCAGAGCTAGAGAGGCTACAGGATGAACTGAAGCACAGCCTCTTCAGTGGAGTGGCTCTGCAAAACCAGGTTGCAGAAATGGACAAGCAGCTTGTGTACATGGACAGCTCGCTGATGGCCAAGGACCAGGAGTGTTGGCAGGTGGCTGCCCAGCTTAACTCTCTGCAAATCATGGACAGCGCGGAGGAAAAGACGGCCAGCCTCGTCCATGTGAGCGAGGCGCAGAACAGCCTGGCCCGGACGGTAAAAGCTAAAGCCAGCCTGTCCCCAGCAGACGTTACAGACACGGACTCAGACACCGGGATCAGCTCCACGCACAGCCAGGACTCGCTGTCGCCGTGTCTCGACTTCCCTCCTCCGCTTGATACAGACGTTTAG